From the genome of Terriglobia bacterium:
CGCCGGCCGGGCAAGCCGCATGCCGAGTGGGTGTTCGCAGATCTCCCGGGCTATGGCTATGCCAAGCTGCCGCGCGAGCAGACCGCCGAGTGGCCCAAGTTCATCGAACCCTACCTGAAAACACGCGAGGCGCTGGCACTGTGCGTTGTGCTGGTGGACGCCAACGTGCCGACACAGCACAGCGATAAGCAACTGGTGGAATGGCTGCAGCATGTCGGCCGGCCTCATGTCATCGTGGCCACCAAGGCGGACCGGCAGTCAGGCAACACCCTCACCCGTGCTCTGCAGCGGCTGCACAACGACTTCCAGGGGGGGCGCATTACCCCGTTTTCCGCGCGCACCAGTGTCGGACGGGATGAATTGTGGAAGCAGATCATTGCCAGCTGTGAAGACAATCGGCAGATCTGATCGGCTGACCGGCTGACCGCGCCGCTGAATTCCGCAACACAAAGGCAGCGACTGCACAAAACCTCATCGCCTCCACCGTCCGTTGAATACCGCTACAATCGCTTTGCTTTCTTACGTCCGGCATCTAGAGTGTTGAAGAACTCAACACATATCACGCTCACCTGTGAGCGGGGTCACAGTCTGGCCACTTGGTAAGGGCTGAAAATTTCATCTGTAAAGGACAGCGATCCTGAATGTTGTGAGACCGACTCCAAGGAGACTGGCAATAATGAAGACGTACAAACTGACGATTCTGGTGCTGGCGATCGCCATCGTGCTGTTCATCGCCCTGCCGAACCTGTCGTGGGCGGCGGAAGACGGCGCGGCGCTGTACAAGGCGAAGTGTGCGATGTGCCATGGACCGGATGCGGCCGGTAAGCCCGCCATGAAGGCCCCGGCGGTGAAGGGCAAGACGGCGGCCGACGTGACCAAAGCGATGGCGAAGGAGAACCCCAAGCACGCTGCGGCGAAGAAGTCCCTCAATGAAGCGCAGACCAAGGCCATTGGCGATTACCTGGCAACCTTGAAGTAGAAGCAAAGGACCCAGCGGCGAACCTGCTGCGCATGGATGGCCGGTAACCACCCGGCAGAACCGAAGGTGGCGTGAAAAGTTCAGCCGCATCACGGCTGACCCGCAACCCCGAGGTTGCGGCCGCGACAAAAGGGCCCGAGCCAGAGGCGAGGGGCCAGTTGCCAAACCTGGTCCCCCGTTCTGCAATCATCCGAACGTTCGTTCCACAATCACCCTTCCCGCGGTTTTACATTCACTCCCACATTCATTCCTCCGATTTCGCCGCCAAGGCGGGGCTCATCCTCCGCGTCAGCCGGCGAACCCGCTCCAGCATGTCGATCCTTTCCCGGAGAATTTCATGAGCAAGGCACTTTTATATGACGCCACGTTGTGCATCGGCTGCAAGCAGTGCGAGCAGGCGTGCGCCGATAAAAACAAGCTTCCCTATGACGACAAAGTGGCCGCCGAGACGCGGCAGTCGGAGCATAAGTTCACCGTCGTGCTCGCCAAGGACGATAAGTTCATGCGCCGCCTGTGCATGAACTGCAACGATCCCGCGTGCGCCTCGGTGTGCCCGGTGGCGGCGCTGCGCAAGACCTCCGCCGGCCCCGTGATCTACGAGGCCAGCCGCTGCATGGGCTGCCGCTACTGCATGCTGGCGTGCCCCTTCGGTGTTCCCCGTTACGAGTGGAACAGCGTCAACCCCAAGGTACAGAAGTGCACCATGTGCTCCGACCGCGTGTTGTCCGGCCAGCAGACGGCATGCGCCGAAGCTTGTCCTACCGGCGCTACCAAGTTCGGCGAGCGTGGCGAATTGCTGGCCGAAGCGCGCCAGCGCCTGCGCGACAACCCGGGCAAGTACGTGGACCACATCTACGGCGAAAACGAAGTAGGCGGCACCAGCGTGCTGCTGCTTTCCAGCGTTTCCTTCGAGGAGTTCGGCTATCGCACCGATTTCCCGACCGACCCGCTGCCCAACCGGACTTTTGCCGTGCAGTCCCGCATTCCCGACTTCGTTCCCCTCTGGGGCTCGATGCTGGGCGGGATCTGGTGGATCACGCATCGCCGCGAGGAAGTCGCCAAAGCGGAAGGCGGAGAGAAGAAAGGGGGCACGAAATGAAAATGCCGAGCATTAAGTGGTTCAGCTTCTGGAAGCTGGTGCTATATTTCGTGCTGGCCGCCGGCGCGTACGCCACGGTGTACCGCTTCGTCCTCGGCCTCGGGCCCTCGACCAATCTGACCGACCAGTTCCCCTGGGGCATCTGGGTCGGCTTCGACGTGCTCTGCGGCGTGATGCTGGCTGCCGGCGGCTTCACCCTCACCGGCGCGGTGCACATCTTCAACATCAAGCGGCTGCACCCGATCGTGCGCCCGACCGTGCTCACCGCCTTTCTGGGCTACATGCTGGTTTCGGTCGCCCTGTTGGTGGATCTGGGCCGCCCCTACAACATCTGGCACCCGCTCATCATGTGGAACCCGCACTCGGTCATGTTCGAGGTAGGCTGGTGTGTGATGTGCTACACCACCGTGCTGGCGCTGGAGTTTTCGCCGATCGTGCTGGAGCGCTTCAATCTGCAGAAGCCGCTCAAGTACATCCGCAAGGCATTGATCCCCATCGTCATTGCGGGCGTGATTTTCTCCACCCTGCACCAGTCCTCGCTGGGCTCGGTGTACCTGATCGTGCCCACCAAGCTGCACCCGTTCTGGTACACGCCGCTGCTGCCGGCCTTCTTCTTCCTGTCGGCGATCGCGGTCGGGCTGGCGATGACGATCTTCGAATCCTCCATGAGCGCCAAACATTTCGGGCGTCAACTGGAGCTTCACATTCTGAAGGACCTGGGCCGCGCGCTGATGGTGGTGCTGATCGTCTACTCGGTGCTGCGGGTGGAGGACCTCATCCACCGCGGCGTGCTCAAGCAGGTGCTGGTCGCCGGCTACGAGCGCAATCTCTTCCTGCTGGAAATCGCGCTGGCGTTGGTGATCCCGATCGTCCTGCTGTCGTTCCGCAAGGTTCGCGAAACGCCGGGCGGCCTGTACCTGGCGTCGGTGATCACGCTGCTCGGCTTTGTGACCAACCGCCTGAACGTGGCGGTCACCGGCATGGAGGCATCCGCCGGAGTGCGCTACGTCCCAAGGTGGACGGAGGTGGCGGTGACGGCGGCGATGGTCGGCGCCGGATTCGCCATCTTCG
Proteins encoded in this window:
- the yihA gene encoding ribosome biogenesis GTP-binding protein YihA/YsxC, encoding MKVNAKFLRSAADAAHFPPLGPPEIAFLGRSNVGKSSLINSLLGEKMAHTSSTPGRTRTINFFEVRRPGKPHAEWVFADLPGYGYAKLPREQTAEWPKFIEPYLKTREALALCVVLVDANVPTQHSDKQLVEWLQHVGRPHVIVATKADRQSGNTLTRALQRLHNDFQGGRITPFSARTSVGRDELWKQIIASCEDNRQI
- a CDS encoding c-type cytochrome; its protein translation is MKTYKLTILVLAIAIVLFIALPNLSWAAEDGAALYKAKCAMCHGPDAAGKPAMKAPAVKGKTAADVTKAMAKENPKHAAAKKSLNEAQTKAIGDYLATLK
- a CDS encoding 4Fe-4S dicluster domain-containing protein translates to MSKALLYDATLCIGCKQCEQACADKNKLPYDDKVAAETRQSEHKFTVVLAKDDKFMRRLCMNCNDPACASVCPVAALRKTSAGPVIYEASRCMGCRYCMLACPFGVPRYEWNSVNPKVQKCTMCSDRVLSGQQTACAEACPTGATKFGERGELLAEARQRLRDNPGKYVDHIYGENEVGGTSVLLLSSVSFEEFGYRTDFPTDPLPNRTFAVQSRIPDFVPLWGSMLGGIWWITHRREEVAKAEGGEKKGGTK
- the hybB gene encoding Ni/Fe-hydrogenase cytochrome b subunit, which encodes MKMPSIKWFSFWKLVLYFVLAAGAYATVYRFVLGLGPSTNLTDQFPWGIWVGFDVLCGVMLAAGGFTLTGAVHIFNIKRLHPIVRPTVLTAFLGYMLVSVALLVDLGRPYNIWHPLIMWNPHSVMFEVGWCVMCYTTVLALEFSPIVLERFNLQKPLKYIRKALIPIVIAGVIFSTLHQSSLGSVYLIVPTKLHPFWYTPLLPAFFFLSAIAVGLAMTIFESSMSAKHFGRQLELHILKDLGRALMVVLIVYSVLRVEDLIHRGVLKQVLVAGYERNLFLLEIALALVIPIVLLSFRKVRETPGGLYLASVITLLGFVTNRLNVAVTGMEASAGVRYVPRWTEVAVTAAMVGAGFAIFGMAAKYLPIFPEEPAAEPDPAAQKAAAPVVVMQNAD